In Lycium barbarum isolate Lr01 chromosome 9, ASM1917538v2, whole genome shotgun sequence, the DNA window AAAACACAATCCAATCAGATATTTCTCCAATTACAGGAGAATACCTCATGAAAATTTCCATAGGAACTCCGCCTGTGGAAATTCTAGCCATTGCTGAAATGGGCAGTGACTTAACATGGACGCAATGCGAGCCTTGCATTAATTGTTTCCAACAATCAACGCCTCTTTTCGATTCAACTAAAAGCTCTACTTATAAACCCGTTGGGTGTGATGCTGAAGAATGTTTACTAATTTCGACTTGCGTGGTAGGAAATATTTGTGAATATCAAATGTTTTATGGTGATCAATCACACACTATTGGTGACCTTGCTTTTGAAAAATTCACGTTTCCTTCTACTTCTGGCAACAATGTTGACATTCCTAACGTTGTCTTTGGTTGCGGTCATGACAATGGTGGCACGTTTAATAACTATACTTCTGGCATCATTGGTTTAGGTGGTGGTGCAGTTTCAATTATCAACCAATTAGATAATGAAATCAACGGGAAATTCTCTTACTGTTTGATCCCAATTGCATTAGAATCATCAATCTCCAATGTCACAAGTCACATAAACTTTGGGAGTAATGCCATTGTGTTTGGCCCTAACGTCGTTTCAACTCCCTTAATAAAAAAGGACTCGTACACATTCTACTATCTAAATTTGGAAGCTTTCAGTGTTGGAAATATGATGGTGGAATTCAAATCTTCTAAAACTGGCTCTTCTTATGCTTCTGCTGATGGTCAAGGTAACATTATAATCGATTCTGGCACGACGTTAACGCTTTTGCCTAACGATTTTTACACGAATTTGGTATCAACTTTGGTGAATATGATCAATGCTACGAAGAAGGACGATCCTTCAGGGACTTTTGGTCTATGTTACGAGTCTGAGGGTGGCACTATCGATGCTCCAAAGATTGTTGCGCATTTTACAGATGCGGATTTAGAGTTGTCGCCTTCGAGCATGTTTGCACAAGTGGAGGGAGGTCTGGTTTGTCTTACAATAGTGCCAGCAGAGGATATTGCTATATTTGGAAACTTGGCTCAGGCGAATTTCCTAATTGGATATGATCTTGTGGCCAATAAAGTCTCCTTTTTGCCTACTGATTGCACTAAGTACTAGTAATTCAAATGTTGTTCAATTTCTACACCTGTATTTTTTTCATCTTATCCTTAAAATGAAGATCTTTGATGTATTTAATGAGCGATTATTGTTACTCATTAGTGGTTTGGTCAGTTTAGATTTGTTTACTCTTCTGATATATTCTTTTACCACCTTCTGTAAGAACTGGCCATGTTGGAAAACAGTTCTGCTTGGACTATTTCATATGTGATTTTTAAGTTACATACATCATAGTATAAAGAATTTCAATTTAATCCGTTATAGCAAGTTATTATAATAATTTTCAGAGTACTATATTAGACTTGCTATGAAGTAGTTGTCAATCAACTTAACCTGATAGTGTAAAAAATTGACCCTGGAAAAAATGCTAAAGATAGAAATATTCAAGTGACATGGATGAAATTTCATTTGCAGAAGTATGATGATGTAAAAAAAATTCAATACTGCTTACTCGGTGACTAAAACAAGGTTAATTTTTCCGCCAAATAGTACACAAATATCTTTTGATCATTTTTCATGTCAACTTTGGTTGGTTGAATTATCCATTAGTTTTATTTCGTCTGTTGGACTTATAAAGTTGTTCGACTTTTATACACTTCACGGATAAAAAGGGCAAAGGATCATATATAAAGGAAAATTTTAATTATATCTACTCTACATATATAAAAGATAATATTGGCTAAAAACTCCAAACAAAAAGGGGTGCTCCGACCTTCTTAAAATATCAAGATACGGTGACGAAGCCAGGAATTCTGATAGGACGCTCAAAATGTCAAAACAGTACTTTCAACTTGTATTTCTCTTATGCTAACAGGATTCAAaattctatgtatatgtataaaataaatttatttttacaCTATTTATACGGTATCACTTTCAAAGAGGGATTTTGTCAGTGTCAGATGATATCTTTTTACATAGAGATTTATGAGGAAGTCCACACAGAACCACAATCTAAATAATCTATTGGTAAGTTGAAGTCCTGTGGTCGATCTATTGTCTTAAACATTACATTTGTGGTCTCAATACAATCCTCAAGTGTTTTTGTCTGGTCGATCCAGTGCTATTATATTAAATTTGATTTCATAGTATTCGATAACCACATAAGGCTAATTTTATGCAATATTTCTTCCCTTGTACATGCTGTTAATATAGTTTTTGCTAGCAAAATGATCAAGTCAAATTAAAGTAGCATTTGATTTAGCAATTGAAATTTCTAGATCAAGCATTATTAAAGCAAAttgaagagttttttttttttaaattaattgaatagAGTCGTCAAATTGAGCTTGGCCCATGAGATCAGCCCAATCCAACCCAACTTGATAGTTTGTCATATTCTGATTAGAAATCTTCTAATTTATCGAGGTTTCATCCCCCAGCCTTAGTTAGTCCGTCGGTAAAGGCCGTTGTGTTTATGGGTTCTAGATTTTAAATAAAGAAATTTAACTGAGTTTTagataaattattattattattataatatatGCGTCAAAATTACTGAATTCTGCGGAACCTCTAATCGAAATGCTAGCTGGCACTGTCCGTCGGCCTCTAGGCTTGGGCGAAGCTGACTCCTGAGACCAAATATTTTGGATTACTTACTTTATGTCATCTGCATTATACAATTATATCATCGTTTGAAGTTTTTGGGTCCGTTATATTTCTATATGTAAGTAAACCAAAGTGCTACATGGTCATAATCATGTTCCTCTAATGATGGTAGCTAAATTAAGGCGAGAATACATTTTATCTATTAATTTGGTATGataaattgtattaatatttttttCCCTAATAGAATCCACTTTGGATGTGTTGGGGTCAGACGAAACTCAACATGTTCATTCAATAATAGAAGCCAGAAGGTAAATTTATGGCAATGTCACATTCAAATGGAAGTATGCATTTCTTAGTAAGAAAACATAAATTTTAATGCCTACAAAATAAATGCATTAGTATTAGACACGATGTGAAAGGAAAAACACGAGGAATAGAAagagaaaatgaaaataatattttggaTTTGATCTGTTAATTATATTCTTATCTTCTTCTACAGTAAGTGAAACTCCTCATGCAatcaattttaaataaaaatgtttCACTTCTaacaaaattttaaataaaaatgtttCTGTAGAAGACTATGGATCTGTGATGTAACTTAAGTTAGAGGACCAAAGTGTAAATACTTAGCTGTCATTAGAAGTTAGTTAGAAATAAGTAAGCACTAATAATCATTAGTTAGTCAAGgtgtatatatatttcatttcctcCTGTACAGATGATTAATTCAATATACAAAGAAGATATTTTCTTCATCTCTCTAGACCTCTTCTTCCTCTCTCTATAACTGCTCTTCTCCATTGTTGATCTctcttaacatggtatcagagtttCCGGGTTATGGTAGCTAGCTCAGCAATGGAGGAAGGAGATTGAAAAATAGATCGGAAAAAATTAAGTGTAGTTGAGGAATTTACGGTTGTGTTTTCAATTAAATTAAAGTCTGATTAAAGCTAGGTTTTAGCTAATTCAGAGTTCTGCTCGTGTAATACAACAACAATTTGAAGATTCCTCAAGTTGATTTGAGTAAATTCTGCAAAACTCAGTTACAGCCATGGCAATCGATGAAGAAATCACTGCACAAACTGAAACACAGAATCAAAGTACTCAAAATAATCAACAATATGAGCAAATTCATCACAATCATCCTTTGTATATTCATGCATCCGATACTCAAAGTTCGGTTCTGATTTCTGTATTACTTCAAGGTTCTGAGAATTATTCTTTGTGGAGTAAATCTATGAAACTAGTGTTGTAAGGAAAAAACAAATTAGGTTTTGTTCTAGGCACTTATAAAAAAGAGATGTGTGATGAGAGTTTACATGAAACTTGGGATAGATGTAATGCTATAGTGCTAGGATGGATAATGAACACTGTGTCTAAGGACTTGTATAGCACAATGATATATGGTTCTGATGCTCATAAGGTTTGGGAGGATCTTAGAGAAAGGTTTGATAAGGTGAATGCATCTAAGGCTTTTTTCCTTCATAAGGAGATTGCTACACTCACTCAGGGAACTGCATCTGTGTCTGTGTATTTTCTAAGGCTCAGGGAGTTATGGGATGAATTGCAAGCCTTGATTCCCCCTCCTTGTTATCCTTGCCCTGAATCAAAGAAGTATAGTGAACACTTCCAGTTACAAAGGTTGTGGTAATTCCTCATAGGATTGAATGAATCCTATGATCATGCTAAGAGTCAAGTTCTCATGACTTATCCTCTTCCAACCACAAATCAAGCCTATGTTATGATTGTAAATGTGGAGAGTCAAAGAAGGATTGGACATAGTCATGGTACAGGTTTGACAAATGATGTAGGTGATTTTAATTCCCTCATGAAAAATAGGTCTCAATACATTGATCCTACTGCTCTATTCACCAACAGAGGTTCTTCATCTCAAGGTGGATACAGTAGAGTTCAAGGTACTGATCCTACTGCCTGTGTGGCTAACAGAGGGTCTCAAGGTGGATATAACAATAACTTCAGGTCTAGGACAAATGGATTTGATAAGTCTCAACTCTACTGTGAGTTTTGTAAGTTTAAGGGTCATACAAAGGACACCTTTACAAGTTGCATGGTTATCCAGCTCATTTTAAGTTCAAAAAGAAGGGAGGCTCCTCAAATTCATATGCTAACAATGTTATGAACACTGAGGACCAGCATCAGTCTCACTATTCCAATGCTCCCAGTCATGGTTCAATGTCAGGCTCAGTAACACTTGCACCTATGTCATTCTTTATTCATGAGCAATACTCCCAGATACCGCAGATGATTAAAGTGAAGGAGAATGAACCTACTGCAAATATTGCCAGGCTCAATCCAGAAGTTGATACCTCAGGAAATGTCTCAGGTACATCTGCTACAACAGGTaatactacttatcatgctcttTTATCTAAGTTAGTTGAGTCTGATTGGATAATTGACACTGGGGCCTCTAATCACATGGTACACAATATAAACCTGATCAAAAGACTTAAGGTGTTGGATATGCAAAATAAGAATAAGGTGAACCTACCAAATGGAAAACAAGTTGATATTAAACATATGGGTGATTCATCTATATTGCAGGATAAGACTATTCAAAATGTCTTGTATATACCAGAATTCAAATACAACTTACTCTCAATCTCAAAAAATACCAAGGAACTAGGATGTATGGTGGCTTTTTTCCCTGACTTCTGTGTCTTTCAGGATACCTCAAATGGGAAGGTGCTAGGGATTGGTAAAGAAGATGATGGTCTCTATATACTACAGACAGATAAAGCAGTTCTACATCAAGAAAATCAAGTGCATCATAGTAGTTCAGATATTCATGCAGTTTCTCATCAGTTTACTTCTAATACTGTTAATACTAGTAGTTTGATTTCTGAGAATAAAATGTGTGATATTTGCTTGTGGCATAAAAGGCTAGGACATGCTCCTCTTAAGGTTTTAGCTCATACTGATTACCTCCATAATGTGCCACTCAAAGATCATATATGTACTGTATGCCCAATTGCTAAACAATCCAGACTGTCTTTTCCTACTAGTACCTCTCCATCTACATGTGTTTTTGATTTGATACATGCTGATGTCTGGGGTCCATACAGAGTACCCACTTATAATGGAAGAAGATACTTCTTAACACTGGTTGATGATTACTCTAAATTCATCTGGATTTTCTTGATGCCCACTAGGGCAGATACTGTAGTTCTACTTAGAGATTTTCTACTGATGGTAAAGACTCAATTTAACAGTGTAGTCAAGTGCTTAGGAACTGATAATGGGACTGGGTTCATCAATGCTCAAGTCAAGTCATTAATCAAAGATAATGGAATGCTACATCAGAGTTCTTATGTATACATACCCCAGCAGAATGGAGTGGTGGAAAGAAGACACGGGACTATCCTTGACATGGCTAGAGCTCTGAGATTTCAAGCTCATACGCCCTTGAAATTTTAGGGCAATTGTGTGTCTACTGGTGTCTATTTGCTAAACAGGCTACCAAGTCAAACTCTAGGTGGTCTGTCTCCTTATGAGAAATTGTTCGAGTCCCCTCCTTCTTTACAACATTTGAAGGTGTTTGGTATCTTGTGTTATGCTTCCAAGGTACAAAAATCAGACAAGTTTGGTCCTAGAGTAGTTCCTTCTGTTCTTCTTGGATACTCTTCTTCTCAGAAAGGGtacattttatttgatttgggaTCTCAGGAAGTGTTTGTCAGCAGAGATACTGTGTTTAAAGAGGCCATATTTCCCTTCAAAACACCTCACCCTAATATTTCTCTTGTTCTATCTCTTACTATTGATGATGATGAGAGTGGTTCACACCCTTCTCCTGCTACTACTAGGTTGTCTTCATCTAATGAACCTTCCAGTCCTGCTACACCTCTTTCTATTCCTATTTCTATTTATGTTGCTCCTATTCCTGAGGTTGTTGCTCATGTGACTGATGTGGTTCCTCCTGTTATTGATGTAAGAAAATCTTCTAGGGCCTCCAAGTCTCCTGTCTAGATAACTGATTATGTGACTACCTCTAAGTCTAATTCCAATGCTCACTCACTTGTCAACTATGTCTCTTATGATCATCTATCTCCTGCCTATCAAGCTTCTCTTTCTGCTTTCTCTGCTATTGTGGAGCCTAGATCTTTTATTGAGGCTAGCAAGGATCCTTTGTGGATTCAAGGTATGGAGGCTGAACTGGCTGCCCTAGAGGAAAATAACACTTGGTCCTTAGTTGACTTACCTCTTAACAAACATCCAATAGGATGCAAATGGGTGTTCAAAGTAAAGTATAAGTCTTCAAGAGAAGTGGAGAGATATAAGGCTAGACTAGTAGCCAAAGGTTATAGCCAACAAGAGGGACTGGATTATTCAGAAACCTTTTCCCCTGTGGCTAAAATGGTTACAATCAGGGTTGTTGTTGCTTTAGCTGTTTCCTGTTCTTGGTATGTGTTTCAAATGGATGTTCACAATGCCTTTCTTCAAGGTGACTTGTTAGAAGATGTCTATATGCACATTTCTGATGGCTTTTCAAGCCAGGGGGAGTCAAGGAAAGTGTTCATAAATATCTGTATGGTCTAAAACAGGCTCCTAGACAGTGGAACCTGAAGCTAACTGAAGCATTGTTGGATATGGGTTTTGTGCAATCCCACTATGATTATTCTATGTTTACTCAGCAGAAAAagaatgatattttgattgtACTTGTGTATGTGGATGACTTACTGGTGACTGGAAGCAATCTCAAATTAATTCAATAAGTAAGACAAGATCTTCAAGCTAGGTTCAAGATGAAGGACCTAGGTAAATTGAAATACTTTCTTGGTATTGAATTCTCCAGGTCTGAAAAGGGAATTCATCTATGTCAAAATAAGTATGCACTTGAGTTAGTCTCAGAGTTGGGATTGACTGATAGCAAACCATCTAGTACACCACTTGAGTTTAATCACAAGATCACATCAGTGGAATATGATACTGCAATTATCAGACAGAGGTGGCTATCAAAGAATTGTAGGAAGACTTCTCTACTTGACTATGACAAGACTTGATCTTGCATTTGTGGTTCAAATACTAAGTCAACATATGCATGCACCCAAGGCCTCACACATGGAAGCTGCTAAGAGAGTGGTCAGATATGTCAAAGGAACTGCTGCCTTGGATTGTTTATGCCCTCATCTGGTGATGCAAAGTTGACTGCATATTATGACTCTGATTGGGGTTCATGTGTTGAGACCAGAAAATCTGTGACAGGGTATGCTGTGAATTTTGGAGAAGCACTCATATCTTGGCAGTCAAAGAAACAACAGACTGTTTCCAAGAGTTCAGCAGAAGCTGAGTTTAGGAGCATGGCATCTACTGTTGCTGAAGTGACTTGGCTGAATGGATTGTTTAAAGAGTTAGGCATGAATCTGGTGTTACCTATAACTCTATTTTGTGATAGCAATGCGGCTATACAGATTGTAGCTCATCCCATTTTTCATGAGAGAACCAAACATATTAACATAGACTGTCATTTTGTGAGGGAAAAAATTCAAGAAGGGTTGATAAAGACTAAACACATTGGCACAAAGGAGCAGCTGGCAGACTTATTCACTAAAGCTTTGTGCAGACCACAACATGACTATTTGGTGCGCTAGCTGGGGATGAAGAACCTATTTTCATCCATCAGCTTGAGAGGGAGTGTAGAAGACTATGGGTCTAGTTGTAATGTAACTTAAGTTAGAGGACCAAAGTGTAAATACTTAGTTGTCATTAGAAGTTAGTTAGAAATTAGTTAGCACTAATAATAATTAGTTATTCAAGgtgtatatatatttcatttcctcCTGTACAGATGATTAATTCAATATACAAAGAAGATATTTTCTTCATCTCTCTAGACCTCTTCTTCCTCTCTCTATAACTGCTCCTCTCCATTATTGATCCCTCTTAACAGTTTCACTTCTAACTCCTTTACCTATAAAATGGTACTAATTACAAGCTTTTTCTTCATCATTTCTCATCATTCTTGAATATACCCCTTATCAATCTCATAAACACTGTAGTTATGGCGATGAATACTAAAGCTAGGACTCTTCTCCCTACATTAGTActccttttcattttctttcacCTCTCATTTGTTTCTTGTCGCAAAATATTAAGCAACCGTGGGGGAAATGGCTTCACTTTTGATCTTATCCACCATGATTCTCCTTTTTCACCTTTCTACAACCCATCAAACACTCAATCAGACCGTCTTCGAAACGCCTTCCATCGATCATTTTCACGGGCTTTTTATTTCAAGAAAAATTCCTTTGCTACTAACAACACAATCCAATCGGATATTTCTCCAATTGCAGGAGATTACCTCATGAAAATTTCCATCGGAACTCTGCCGGTGGAAATTCTAGGCATAGCTCATAGGGGCAGTGACTTAACATGGACGCAATACGAGCCTTGCATTGATTGTTTCCAACAATCAGCGCCTCTTTTTGATTCATATAAAAGCTCTACTTATATAACCGTGGGGTGTGACGCTGAAGAATGTACATCATTAAAGAAATCTTCATGCGTGGGAGGAAATATTTGTGAATATCAAACGTTTTATGGTGATCAATCGCACACTATTGGTGACCTTGCTTTCAAAAAGTTCACGTTTCCTTTTAGTTCTGGCAACAATGTTGACACTCCTAACGTTGTCTTTGGTTGCGGTCATGACAATGGTGGCACTTTTAATAGCTATACTTCTGGTATTATTGGTTTCGGTGGTGGTAAAGTTTCAATTATCAACCAATTAGGTAATGAAATCAATGGGCAATTCTCTTACTGTTTGATCCCAAATGCATTAGAATCATCAACTTCCAATGTCACAAGTCACATCAACTTTGGAAGTAGTGCCAGCGTGTCAGGCCCTAACGTTGTTTCAACTCCCTTGATAAGAAAGGAACCATCAACATACTACTATCTAAATTTGGAAGGTATCAGCATTGAGAACATGACATTGGAATTTAAATCTTCTAAAATTACGTCTTTTGCTGTTGTTAGTGGTGGTGATGGTCAAGGTAACGTTGTAATCGATTCAGGCACGACGTTAACGCTTCTACCTAATGATTTTTACACTAATTTGGAATCAGCGCTGGTGAATTCGATCAATGCTACTAAGAAGGACGATCCTCCGGGGCCTTTTAGACTATGTTACGAGTCTGAGATTGGAAAATCGATGCTCCAAAGTTTGTTGCACATTTTACTAATGCGGATTTAGAGTTGTCACCTTCGAGCACGTTTGCACAAGTGGAGAAAGGTTTGGTTTGTCTTACAATAGTGCCCGCAGAGGACATTGCTATTTTTGGAAACTTGGCGCAGGCCAATTTCTTAATTGGATATGATCTTGTGGCCAACAAAGTCTCCATTTTGCCTACAGATTGCACCAAGTACTAAGGATTGAAAGTTATATATGATGAATTTGGCTAATTGCCTGAGCTTGCTAGTGTCATTTTATAATGTTATCAGCAAATGTTGCTCTATTCTTGATGACTTGTACACTTATTTCATCTGATGCTTACTAATGGATATCTTATTATGTGTTCAATGAGTGATTATTGAGTCTTAATGTTTAATTTTGATTCTTTTTCCTTGTTATTCTTCTGAAAACTTAACAGCTTTGCCAAGATTGGGTCCAATTATTTGGAAACATTCTCACTGAATTCCCTTTTATGATTATCATTATACTTGATTGTCAGTATTTTACATATATTTCTCCATCTCAAATTGACTAAATATATTTCGATTCAAATTTCAGTTGCCAATTGTTTCTGCTACTTAGCTCTATTATGTATTGCTGAGTTGATGTTCTTCTACAACTTCCATTTTCTGATCTTgaccacaaaatttaagaaatggTTACAGTTTTGAATAACATTGATCGTGCCATAAATTTTTATCCTAATTACTCTCAGGAAATTATGAAAGAGAAGTTGAGTAATGGTAAGACACCTAATGAACACTCTCATGGCAATGTTGCTTGGGAAGGAGATGTGTAATCTCAAGTAttagaaaatgaaaaaagtggTTATGTTCGTGGTTTAGGACTTGGTCTAACCCCTTCTCTATTATGGGGCAGTAAATCGTCCTCACGAAATATAGCTGCTGATGGTTTGTCTAATGAGGCTTCACATAAGTTAGAACAAGAGATAAGTGAGTTAAAGAAGTTGAACGAAAAATAGAATGAAGAAATAGCATTGATGAAAAGGCCGCAGGAGTGGTCTTCACTTACCCAGCCAAAATACGCAGGGGCGGGGAGGATTCCGCATAAGCGGCCCCGCACCTGCACTCCATCATCCGCAAATGCGACCTCCCTTCACCCTACGAGTCCTCGCACCTGCGTACCAACTTCAGCAGAAGCGGACCCACAAGTGCGGCTCCCTATCCGCAGGTGCGCGTACACCAGCATCAGAAAATGAAGCCACTTCCAAAATTTCGATCTGACACCCAAAACTCATTTGAGATctcccggatacaaaccaaatGTGCAAACTTatcataaaacacgctacgaaaTCACTCCCGCACTCGATTTTCCCAAAAGAGGTCGCCTTGACCCGGTGTTGACCCAAGTCAACTCCAAAACAATCAAAACCAATATTACCAACCAATGACCCAAAACACAAACAAActcctcgggaaccgaaccaacgaCTTGACTAAGTTAAAATCACATTCCGGACCTAACAGAACTATCAGAATTCGATTCTGGACGcaattacccaaaagtcaacctatTGATCAACTTTTTTTCACTTCTTTAACTTAGAAATCTCTAAAATCCTCAAAATCAACCAAAACCAACCAGATTTCTTTGGAAACCTTGTCACCCATCCCTGCAAGTCATAAACTCCGAAATGAAACTACGGAAAGGATGGATTGGGGAAAAAAGGTAAAAAGCGTAAAATGACCAAACCGGTCGTTACAAATCTGCGCACTCATTTAAACAACTCAAACCAAAATATAACAAAATGAAGCGTTTTATTTatgataattaaaaaaattatatattttatcAAATTTAATACCATTTCCAAGACTTTTTAATATAAAAATTTAGAATATTTTGTTTAGTGGCATAGGAATGCTTTAAATGTTCTTTCCATATTATCAAGTTTTAATTTCAATATTTTAAGTTACGATTAATTTTAATTCTTCAGCAAATGTCTTCTTATAGCTACTAAATATTACTAATATGTATTACAAAGAcacaattaatatttaaaaaagttCATTATTTCCTTATATATTCATGACATTAGAAATGTAGTAAAttctattttcaatttttttagtttttagttAAATGACAGTAGAATTTTGTTTGATATTTTAGAACTTTGAATTAAACTACTTAGATCTTCATATCTACcagtaagatttttaaaaacaaGAACCAAGATATTGTATTGCAACAAATGGTTAATATTATATTAACTTGAAATAACCTTTCCCAAGTTATATAATAAGACATGTGATACTAACTTTTTGCATACTAAGTTATAAACTATAAACACGTAGTAATAACTAGTTATACAACAATAGCAAAAATTTTGGGGTCTTTAACTCTTGGGGGCCTAAAGCGG includes these proteins:
- the LOC132612341 gene encoding aspartic proteinase CDR1-like, whose product is MKMNTKASTLLPTLVLLFIFFHLSFVSCRKILSNREGNDFTLDLIHRDSPHSPFYIPSNTQSNCLRNAFHRSFSRASYFKKKSFATKNTIQSDISPITGEYLMKISIGTPPVEILAIAEMGSDLTWTQCEPCINCFQQSTPLFDSTKSSTYKPVGCDAEECLLISTCVVGNICEYQMFYGDQSHTIGDLAFEKFTFPSTSGNNVDIPNVVFGCGHDNGGTFNNYTSGIIGLGGGAVSIINQLDNEINGKFSYCLIPIALESSISNVTSHINFGSNAIVFGPNVVSTPLIKKDSYTFYYLNLEAFSVGNMMVEFKSSKTGSSYASADGQGNIIIDSGTTLTLLPNDFYTNLVSTLVNMINATKKDDPSGTFGLCYESEGGTIDAPKIVAHFTDADLELSPSSMFAQVEGGLVCLTIVPAEDIAIFGNLAQANFLIGYDLVANKVSFLPTDCTKY